The Rhodocytophaga rosea genome has a segment encoding these proteins:
- a CDS encoding GAF domain-containing protein — translation MITFIDHSRQWIKAKTGVNLIETPRNIAFCDYTIRQNELFQITDASTDERFYQNPLVTNEPYIRFYAGFPLLTPSGHRIGALCVVDISPKQLTQEQEVALRGLSEQVMQLMEFRYLMAKLHQEYFDNIEQQQILLENKLTLRAILDSTNDGHILIDANFKILSFNKVTQQAFERFFKQSIAIGEDFWQLIAQIPGIEDEFKSNFNIALLGNKVSIEKNIEIKPGLSLWYSFQFLPAYDEYGSIIGVTLNASNINKQKRLQLRILSQNQRLQDIANFQSHKIRRPVATMLGLIQILDKTTLTKENSELISMLEITARELDEVIHQIVHKTNMA, via the coding sequence ATGATCACTTTTATTGATCATAGCAGGCAATGGATCAAAGCTAAAACAGGAGTAAATCTTATTGAAACGCCCAGAAACATCGCTTTCTGTGATTATACGATCCGGCAAAACGAGCTTTTCCAGATTACAGATGCATCCACTGATGAACGGTTTTATCAGAATCCTTTAGTAACTAACGAACCATATATCCGGTTTTATGCAGGATTTCCTCTTCTCACCCCATCCGGGCATAGAATAGGTGCTTTGTGTGTAGTAGATATATCGCCAAAACAGTTAACGCAAGAACAAGAAGTTGCGCTCCGTGGCTTGTCAGAGCAGGTGATGCAATTAATGGAATTTCGTTACCTTATGGCTAAGCTTCATCAGGAGTATTTTGATAATATTGAACAGCAACAAATATTACTGGAGAACAAGTTAACCTTACGGGCGATTTTAGATAGTACCAATGATGGCCATATTCTAATTGATGCTAATTTTAAGATTCTCTCTTTTAATAAAGTAACGCAGCAAGCCTTTGAAAGATTTTTTAAACAATCCATCGCTATCGGAGAGGATTTCTGGCAATTGATAGCACAAATACCCGGCATTGAAGACGAATTTAAAAGTAACTTCAATATAGCGCTGCTTGGTAATAAAGTATCGATAGAAAAAAATATAGAAATCAAACCTGGTTTATCCTTATGGTATTCATTTCAATTTTTGCCTGCCTATGATGAGTATGGCAGTATCATTGGAGTAACCTTAAATGCTTCCAATATTAATAAGCAGAAGCGTCTGCAACTTCGAATCTTGTCTCAAAATCAACGCTTACAGGATATTGCTAATTTCCAGTCCCATAAAATCCGCCGTCCGGTTGCCACTATGTTAGGCTTGATCCAGATTTTAGATAAAACTACTCTGACAAAAGAAAACTCAGAATTGATTTCTATGCTTGAAATTACGGCCAGAGAACTGGATGAGGTTATACATCAGATCGTTCACAAAACGAATATGGCGTAA
- a CDS encoding Nif3-like dinuclear metal center hexameric protein has protein sequence MPLLSEISYFLDEYLQVGQYPKEKHGIWRPTIAPVRKMGLVLEPWPQIYDWTAQHELDALYVHRPWKLNLEQLPENTGVLSYHLPFDEKLTLGYNPLLAAQLQMTDIEPIGQKENRPIGMTGIISTVRVEWFISQLETLFGPPEQIYKGVTGEINKVAVMGAMTESLVWEVARKNVQLYLTGQFRKPAVSAVAQTGLHIIAAGHLQSERYGLHVLANLLTSKWPDIQVVPASHHK, from the coding sequence ATGCCCTTACTCTCTGAGATCAGCTATTTTCTGGACGAGTATTTACAAGTAGGCCAGTATCCGAAAGAAAAACATGGGATATGGAGACCAACTATTGCGCCAGTCAGGAAGATGGGATTGGTGCTGGAACCATGGCCTCAAATCTATGATTGGACTGCGCAACATGAGCTGGATGCTTTATATGTTCATCGACCCTGGAAACTGAATCTGGAACAACTGCCTGAAAATACTGGTGTATTGAGTTATCATCTGCCTTTTGACGAAAAACTGACCCTGGGGTATAATCCTTTGCTGGCTGCACAATTGCAGATGACAGATATAGAGCCTATTGGCCAGAAAGAAAACAGGCCAATAGGCATGACTGGTATTATATCAACTGTCAGGGTTGAATGGTTTATTTCTCAGCTAGAAACTCTTTTTGGTCCGCCGGAGCAAATCTATAAAGGTGTTACAGGCGAAATAAACAAAGTTGCGGTAATGGGTGCAATGACTGAGAGCCTCGTCTGGGAAGTGGCCAGGAAAAACGTACAACTGTATCTGACCGGGCAGTTCAGAAAACCGGCTGTGTCAGCAGTTGCCCAGACAGGATTACATATAATTGCTGCTGGTCACCTGCAGAGTGAAAGATATGGATTACATGTATTGGCAAATCTGCTTACCAGTAAGTGGCCCGATATACAGGTTGTACCGGCATCACATCATAAATAA
- a CDS encoding DUF3667 domain-containing protein gives MIETLTTATCKNCTAEVEMNYCPVCGQKRTEQRVTFRKIYKEFLHDYLGFDSGIFYTTRNLLLRPGHTVNEYLAGRRKPYLKPLQYYLILLTLYFVISSLFNIDLMKLGQSMTQDAGLTSSYSPQMQEKMQKFNYIFDGNLKVITTLMLPLTALALLMVYRRKNYNFTELLVFTLYIYGLTMAFYCLQNLLLAFPLSPLPSKLLFYTLLLMGYVYIVFAIVQFFSTKGLLGILRAIWALVLSYLIYIILVTVLWTVLFMM, from the coding sequence ATGATAGAAACCCTTACAACAGCCACCTGTAAGAATTGCACAGCGGAAGTGGAGATGAATTATTGCCCGGTTTGTGGGCAGAAACGTACCGAACAACGGGTTACGTTCCGTAAAATTTATAAGGAATTCCTGCACGACTATCTGGGCTTTGACAGTGGTATTTTTTATACGACCAGGAATCTTTTACTCCGGCCAGGTCATACAGTGAATGAATACCTGGCAGGGCGCCGCAAGCCCTATCTCAAGCCCTTGCAGTATTACCTGATATTGCTGACCTTGTACTTTGTCATCTCTTCGCTTTTCAACATAGACCTGATGAAACTCGGTCAATCCATGACGCAGGATGCAGGATTAACCTCTTCTTATAGTCCGCAGATGCAGGAGAAGATGCAAAAATTCAATTACATTTTTGACGGCAATCTGAAAGTCATTACTACCCTGATGCTTCCATTAACAGCGCTTGCCTTGCTTATGGTATACCGCAGGAAGAACTATAATTTTACAGAGCTGCTGGTATTTACTTTATATATCTACGGGCTGACGATGGCGTTTTATTGTCTGCAAAATTTGCTGCTTGCCTTTCCTCTTTCTCCTCTTCCCAGTAAACTCCTCTTCTACACTCTGCTATTAATGGGATATGTATATATAGTGTTTGCTATTGTGCAGTTTTTTTCAACTAAAGGCTTGCTGGGAATATTGAGGGCTATCTGGGCATTGGTGTTAAGTTACCTCATATACATTATTCTGGTAACTGTGCTATGGACGGTATTATTTATGATGTGA
- a CDS encoding CPBP family intramembrane glutamic endopeptidase, whose translation MTTLTQQQTELIKHEIAQRGISHPDLGEDLLDHICTAVETEMAAGRDFNLAYQMVMSRFGKQELKQVEKKTRTLLNGQSIFYPNILQSFILLLVYIFFIFFSGFIISPIQKGAPDFFYEHIILIQAIQVCGALFLVILIARVMLKEENFTKVDIFPLRPFPPSIFPLILGILFLWLIWMEAVFTLIPLSESYQALIFHHLNFFKPLPAIVCIGILWPILSEILFRGIILKGLLRKYKPSGAIMCASIFYSVSLLNLYGVPSLFLMGLFSGWLFYRTHSLIPSIMVVIFAQLPGLLHIMLAKPQHINQLLIWKNLVGNDTLYYSLGVMSFMLTLFLIWRLKKILDKQQPIPQFSLE comes from the coding sequence ATGACAACGCTCACCCAACAGCAAACTGAACTTATTAAACATGAAATTGCCCAACGAGGCATTTCTCATCCCGACCTTGGCGAAGACCTGTTAGATCATATTTGTACGGCTGTAGAAACAGAAATGGCAGCAGGCAGAGATTTTAATCTGGCTTACCAGATGGTGATGAGCCGCTTCGGAAAACAAGAACTCAAACAGGTAGAGAAAAAAACACGGACTTTACTGAATGGACAATCAATATTTTATCCAAATATTTTGCAGTCGTTCATCTTGCTGCTTGTCTACATCTTTTTTATATTCTTTTCCGGCTTCATTATTAGCCCTATTCAAAAGGGTGCTCCCGATTTCTTTTATGAGCATATCATACTGATTCAGGCCATTCAGGTATGTGGAGCTTTGTTTCTGGTCATTCTTATAGCCAGAGTAATGTTGAAAGAAGAGAATTTTACAAAAGTAGATATCTTTCCGTTACGGCCTTTTCCGCCTTCTATTTTTCCGCTTATACTGGGTATTCTATTTCTTTGGCTGATCTGGATGGAAGCTGTTTTTACCTTAATACCTCTTTCAGAGAGTTATCAGGCTTTAATTTTTCATCACCTGAATTTTTTCAAACCTCTGCCTGCAATAGTATGTATTGGAATTCTCTGGCCCATATTATCGGAGATTTTATTCCGTGGGATTATCCTAAAAGGCTTGCTCAGGAAATATAAGCCTTCCGGAGCTATTATGTGCGCCAGTATATTTTACTCGGTTAGCTTGTTAAATCTTTATGGGGTGCCTTCTCTATTCTTAATGGGTTTGTTTTCGGGATGGCTTTTCTACCGGACACATTCACTGATTCCTTCTATTATGGTTGTCATTTTCGCACAATTGCCAGGATTGCTCCATATTATGTTAGCAAAACCACAACACATCAATCAATTACTGATCTGGAAAAATCTGGTTGGGAACGATACGCTGTATTATAGCCTGGGTGTAATGAGTTTCATGCTGACACTATTCCTGATATGGCGGCTGAAAAAGATATTAGACAAACAGCAGCCTATTCCTCAGTTCAGCCTGGAATAG
- a CDS encoding non-canonical purine NTP diphosphatase, translating into MKLCFATNNTHKIEEIHNLLSGRFEILSLEDIGCREELPENQTTLEGNSLEKAMYVWEHFGVSCFADDTGLEVEALHGEPGVYSARYAGLQRKAEDNMNLLLKNLQGKTNRKARFRTSITLILNGKVHQFEGVVNGHIDEIHRGTKGFGYDPLFVPDGHTRTFAEMDISEKGNISHRGKAIEALVAFLIKEIAE; encoded by the coding sequence ATGAAACTTTGTTTTGCTACCAATAATACCCATAAAATTGAAGAAATACATAACCTGCTTAGCGGAAGGTTCGAAATTTTAAGCCTGGAAGACATCGGATGCCGGGAGGAACTGCCGGAAAACCAGACTACTCTGGAAGGAAATTCCCTGGAGAAAGCCATGTATGTGTGGGAACATTTCGGTGTAAGTTGCTTTGCTGACGATACTGGCCTGGAAGTAGAGGCCTTACATGGAGAACCGGGAGTATATTCGGCCAGATATGCCGGTCTGCAAAGAAAGGCAGAAGATAATATGAACCTGCTCTTAAAAAATTTGCAAGGCAAAACAAACCGCAAGGCAAGGTTCCGGACCAGTATTACCCTTATTCTCAATGGTAAAGTGCATCAGTTTGAAGGGGTGGTAAATGGGCATATAGATGAAATACACAGAGGCACCAAAGGGTTCGGCTATGATCCTTTATTTGTTCCGGATGGTCATACCCGCACATTTGCTGAAATGGATATTTCTGAAAAAGGCAATATCAGTCACCGGGGAAAAGCCATTGAAGCCTTGGTCGCTTTTCTAATAAAAGAAATAGCAGAGTAA
- a CDS encoding potassium channel family protein produces the protein MIHKFAVIGLGQFGTSIARSLAIRGAEVLAIDIDMEKVDELKDEVAYAVALDSTDDKALKAQNIQDMDAVVVAIGENFEALLLTTVQLMEMNVKRLIARAANAHQRMILVKMGIKEILSPEDEVGRTVAEMLIHPNIKSYLPLPDDYEIVEVNTPKRVANRTISEIGLRERYNLNLITIKRIYEEKHHGQVVKVQHIVGVPKGDTVMYDTDVMIIMGKTHDVDKFIEVNR, from the coding sequence ATGATACACAAATTTGCTGTTATTGGCTTAGGCCAGTTTGGAACATCCATCGCCCGTTCTCTGGCAATACGGGGAGCTGAAGTTCTGGCCATCGACATAGACATGGAAAAAGTGGATGAACTGAAAGATGAGGTCGCCTATGCCGTAGCTTTAGATTCTACCGATGATAAAGCCCTGAAAGCCCAGAATATACAAGACATGGATGCTGTAGTAGTAGCCATAGGCGAAAATTTTGAAGCCCTCTTGCTTACAACGGTACAACTGATGGAAATGAATGTAAAAAGGCTCATTGCCAGGGCTGCTAATGCACATCAGCGGATGATCCTGGTAAAAATGGGCATCAAGGAAATTCTTTCTCCGGAAGATGAAGTAGGCCGCACCGTAGCTGAAATGCTTATCCATCCCAACATTAAATCTTATCTGCCTTTGCCGGATGATTATGAAATTGTGGAAGTAAATACCCCCAAACGGGTGGCCAACCGGACCATCAGCGAAATTGGTTTACGGGAACGGTATAATCTGAATCTGATTACTATTAAACGGATTTATGAGGAAAAACACCATGGGCAGGTAGTAAAAGTTCAGCACATTGTAGGCGTTCCCAAAGGCGATACGGTAATGTATGATACCGATGTGATGATTATTATGGGAAAAACCCACGATGTAGATAAGTTTATTGAAGTGAACAGGTAG
- a CDS encoding PRC-barrel domain-containing protein, with the protein MTTDRANRPNSREDSVRSEQTNADLQRLQEQKAQLDTQFHDRMEKLAQEKAAYDQQFEERLVKLRQEEQYKDDLLEERISRLHEERQNHDHAYQDKVARLDQEQAAAEKDYLEKIERIRMREVEADEKHMEKMRKASEEIQQKIDELNVEILRLEKLRQEKLAEVQSETHYKKRILEDREEFIRDWEEAKQAFNRRVSELQQDKVETDQEYEQKINLLRTEIQHNDTGLQEKIEHLRREKQVHMELIQDKITQVQQEKMRQDELYNIQLEKLQQDQLYQERMNRLKDDTLLIERTHAETQQQLLRERETVEENIARNRESNRISSLKRMRELEKEFEVADKHLDVRGWPVIGNKGEEIGKVQELIVDVEAMKVRYLDVNVFTGNLSENIANRHILIPIGAATIDKNSDYVLVPNLDSAMVMKFPSYTGETVTRDYERTLLTTLSPEYNLRSGSQEDFYKQEPFNDKGFYEKRTDKR; encoded by the coding sequence ATGACGACAGACAGAGCAAACAGACCGAATTCCAGAGAAGATTCCGTTCGCAGTGAGCAGACAAATGCAGATTTACAACGGTTACAGGAGCAAAAAGCGCAGCTTGATACCCAGTTCCACGACAGAATGGAAAAACTGGCGCAGGAAAAAGCAGCTTATGACCAACAGTTCGAAGAAAGGCTTGTAAAACTCCGCCAGGAGGAACAATATAAAGATGATCTGCTGGAAGAAAGAATTTCAAGGCTGCATGAAGAAAGGCAAAATCATGACCATGCCTATCAGGATAAAGTAGCCCGCTTAGACCAGGAACAAGCCGCTGCTGAAAAAGACTATCTGGAAAAAATTGAGCGCATACGTATGCGAGAAGTTGAAGCCGATGAAAAACACATGGAAAAAATGCGTAAAGCCAGTGAGGAAATTCAGCAGAAAATAGATGAACTGAATGTAGAGATTCTGCGGCTGGAAAAACTCCGTCAGGAAAAATTAGCTGAAGTACAATCAGAAACGCATTATAAAAAGCGTATTCTGGAAGACCGGGAGGAATTTATCCGCGACTGGGAGGAAGCGAAACAAGCCTTTAACCGCCGTGTGTCTGAATTACAGCAAGACAAAGTGGAAACCGACCAGGAATATGAGCAGAAAATAAATCTGCTGCGTACCGAAATTCAGCACAATGATACAGGCCTGCAAGAGAAAATTGAGCACCTCAGGCGTGAAAAACAAGTGCATATGGAATTGATTCAGGATAAAATTACGCAGGTGCAACAGGAAAAAATGCGCCAGGATGAATTATATAATATTCAACTGGAAAAATTACAGCAAGATCAGCTATACCAGGAGCGCATGAACCGCCTGAAAGATGATACACTTTTGATTGAGCGGACACATGCGGAAACCCAGCAACAATTACTTCGGGAGAGGGAAACGGTAGAGGAGAACATAGCTAGAAACCGCGAGAGTAACCGTATTTCTTCACTGAAGCGGATGAGAGAATTGGAGAAAGAGTTTGAGGTGGCTGATAAACACCTGGACGTTCGCGGCTGGCCAGTAATTGGTAATAAAGGTGAAGAAATCGGAAAAGTGCAGGAACTGATTGTAGATGTAGAGGCTATGAAAGTAAGGTATCTGGATGTGAACGTATTTACCGGCAACCTAAGTGAAAACATAGCTAACCGCCACATACTGATTCCTATAGGAGCAGCCACTATCGATAAGAACAGCGACTATGTTCTGGTACCTAATTTAGATAGCGCCATGGTAATGAAATTTCCATCTTACACCGGCGAAACCGTTACCAGAGACTACGAACGGACATTGCTTACCACTTTATCACCAGAATACAATCTGAGATCTGGCAGCCAGGAAGATTTTTATAAACAGGAGCCGTTTAACGACAAAGGCTTTTATGAAAAACGTACTGATAAAAGATAG
- a CDS encoding acyltransferase family protein has translation MLPHSSSGLLTGQRRYDLDWLRIIAILLLHFYHTGMIFTAEWGWHIKNNETSYVFLEWMYFLSRWRMALLFFISGVGTSYALGFRSSCTYVKERASRLLIPLIFGMFVVVPPQIYFERLFRGQKFSSILEFYPNVFQFVPYPEGSFSWHHLWFIAYLFLYSLLALPFFLYLRSAQGKRLINSLAKLSIYVFGLPLALAYVALLVAFPPGNQNLISDWAMFTFYFLLFVFGYIIHTHPDFWQQIENKRKLSLKLAFISIVVINFMRWNDLEPEWSYNLPNSLYLSLNAFNSWLWVLALLGYGKHYLNRKNKLLAYANEAIYPFYILHQTFIVVIGYYAIQLQEEIMLKFIFIVVVTFFLSMGTYEFFIKPYRITRLLFGMKEKKTKPIHKEKSILISMPEQA, from the coding sequence ATGTTACCACATTCTTCATCAGGCTTGCTCACCGGTCAGAGGCGCTACGACCTGGACTGGCTGAGAATTATAGCCATTTTATTACTGCATTTTTATCATACCGGAATGATTTTTACAGCTGAATGGGGCTGGCATATTAAAAATAACGAAACCAGTTACGTTTTCCTGGAGTGGATGTATTTTCTTTCCCGCTGGCGGATGGCATTACTGTTTTTTATTTCCGGTGTAGGCACCAGTTATGCTCTGGGATTTCGCAGCAGTTGCACTTATGTAAAAGAACGGGCTAGCCGTCTGCTGATTCCATTGATTTTTGGGATGTTTGTAGTAGTACCTCCACAAATCTATTTCGAACGGCTATTCCGGGGACAAAAATTTAGTTCAATCCTGGAATTCTATCCCAATGTATTTCAGTTTGTACCCTATCCGGAAGGGAGTTTTAGCTGGCATCATCTGTGGTTTATCGCATATTTATTTTTGTATTCGTTGCTGGCACTGCCTTTTTTCCTTTACCTGCGATCAGCACAGGGAAAAAGGCTTATCAATTCATTGGCTAAGCTGAGCATTTATGTTTTTGGGCTGCCTCTGGCACTAGCATATGTAGCCTTGCTGGTCGCTTTTCCGCCAGGAAACCAGAATTTAATTTCTGACTGGGCCATGTTTACTTTCTATTTCCTGCTGTTTGTGTTTGGCTACATTATTCATACGCACCCGGACTTCTGGCAGCAGATTGAAAATAAACGCAAGCTATCGCTCAAACTGGCTTTTATTAGTATTGTGGTTATTAACTTTATGCGCTGGAACGATCTGGAACCAGAATGGTCGTATAATCTGCCTAATTCCCTCTACCTGAGTTTAAATGCGTTTAATTCCTGGCTCTGGGTACTGGCTCTTTTAGGGTATGGCAAACATTATCTGAACCGCAAAAACAAACTGCTTGCCTATGCCAACGAAGCCATTTATCCCTTTTACATCCTGCACCAGACGTTTATTGTCGTAATCGGATATTATGCCATTCAGTTGCAGGAGGAGATTATGCTTAAGTTTATATTCATTGTTGTGGTAACCTTCTTCCTATCAATGGGGACATATGAGTTTTTTATCAAACCTTATCGCATTACCCGTTTGCTGTTTGGGATGAAAGAAAAAAAAACAAAACCAATTCATAAGGAAAAAAGCATCCTGATTTCGATGCCTGAGCAGGCTTAA
- a CDS encoding bifunctional 4-hydroxy-2-oxoglutarate aldolase/2-dehydro-3-deoxy-phosphogluconate aldolase: MPFSWELFHQKPIIGILRSIPGDIIQQIIPLYIQAGFTTIEITMNTAGAEQLIQETAEAYGTTLNVGAGTVCNEKDLANALHAGASFIVTPILNESVIRTCVENRIPIFPGAYTPTEIYTAWNLGASMVKVFPANRLGPEYIQEVKAPLSQIKLVPTGGVTVNNFTDFFKAGADGVGMGSQLFNKTLLASRDWDGLLTHFKSVHLAYEQLQNKQS, encoded by the coding sequence ATGCCTTTTTCCTGGGAATTATTTCACCAAAAACCCATTATCGGTATTCTCCGCAGTATTCCGGGAGACATTATCCAACAGATTATTCCGCTATATATACAAGCCGGTTTTACAACCATTGAAATTACCATGAATACAGCCGGCGCTGAACAACTTATTCAGGAAACAGCAGAGGCGTATGGTACAACCCTGAATGTGGGAGCAGGTACGGTGTGCAACGAAAAAGACCTTGCAAACGCTTTGCACGCTGGTGCCAGTTTTATTGTTACACCTATTTTAAATGAATCTGTAATACGGACCTGTGTAGAAAACCGCATTCCCATATTTCCTGGTGCATATACACCCACCGAAATCTATACTGCCTGGAACCTGGGTGCATCCATGGTGAAAGTATTTCCTGCCAACCGCCTGGGACCTGAATATATTCAGGAAGTAAAAGCGCCTTTATCGCAAATAAAACTGGTGCCAACCGGAGGTGTTACAGTCAATAACTTTACTGATTTTTTTAAAGCTGGTGCAGATGGTGTAGGGATGGGAAGTCAGCTATTTAATAAAACACTGCTTGCCAGCCGTGACTGGGATGGATTACTCACGCATTTTAAATCAGTACATCTGGCTTATGAACAACTTCAAAACAAACAAAGCTGA
- a CDS encoding PadR family transcriptional regulator: protein MYPQELIKGSLQTIILKLLSEQEKMYGYQITQEIKKQTEGKISITEAAIYPILHKLKAEGELTTEKVKIGERVRIYYSLTQKGNSKAKEKITQLTDYLQTMQELINKPGLQTFTSL, encoded by the coding sequence ATGTATCCACAAGAACTCATCAAAGGCAGCCTGCAAACCATTATTCTCAAGCTTTTATCGGAGCAGGAGAAAATGTATGGCTACCAGATCACACAGGAAATCAAAAAACAAACCGAAGGAAAAATCTCCATTACAGAGGCGGCTATCTATCCGATTCTGCATAAGCTAAAAGCGGAGGGCGAGCTAACTACGGAAAAGGTTAAAATTGGCGAAAGAGTGCGTATTTATTACTCTCTTACCCAGAAAGGCAACAGCAAAGCCAAGGAAAAAATAACCCAGCTCACTGATTATCTGCAAACCATGCAGGAATTGATAAACAAACCTGGTCTTCAAACTTTTACTTCTCTATGA